The following are encoded in a window of Oreochromis aureus strain Israel breed Guangdong linkage group 10, ZZ_aureus, whole genome shotgun sequence genomic DNA:
- the kl gene encoding klotho isoform X2 yields the protein MKALLTFVTFLGFFTPVTAKPNAGLKTWGRFNRLPYPGDKAFLYDTFPKDFIWAVGTAAYQVEGAFEKDGKGLSIWDTFTRGGTRMITGDVGSDSYHNINADIRAIKQLGVSHYRFSLSWSRIFPNGTRGSYNEIGTNYYRTLIKKLKEIRVEPVVTLYHWDLPDHLQQTLGGWSNPEVVGIFKDYADFCFQAFGDDVKYWITIDNPFVVARHGYGTGVVAPGIKNDPDLPFRVGHNLLKAHAAAWHLYNRHYRPRQHGKLSMALASHWIKPSRTRLESLRECQCSLDHVLGWFARPLFTDGDYPPCMKSRLGSRLPSFTPEESEQVKGTADFFALSHGAALSFHLINDSLKFGQQEDLDLRMLLYWVNAEYDNPPIFVVQSGWYVLGNTKTKDPKHMYYLKRFIAEALKSIIIDGVNVIGYTAWSLIDGFEWHREYGIRRGLYYVDFNTPDMKREPKTSATFYRNVIQSNGFPELPENRPVQGAFPCDFAWGVSANSIQVETTPTQFADPNVYLWNISNNGELLKLEGFSAPPLHRTPHCADYATIRQQVEEIRQIGVNHFHFSLNWSALVPTGDVAHPNTTLLGYYRCFARQLLQANVTPVVTLWHHTRQRSSLPAPLDTANSKTPEAFADYARLCYRELGAYVKIWITLNEPNDEMVSYQEGHEMLRAHALAWRAYDSEFRYAQGGKVSLALHMDWVEPAFSFSRKDVEPAKRVLDFCIGWFAEPIFGSGDYPVGMRSWLRQLNSLELPVFNKEVRQLVKGTYDFFAISHFSTKLVTHAKEDSYTYTAMLEVQHMIDTTWIMSPRPVVPWGLRKALNWVKEHYSDVPVYVMANGVQEDPARFKDSLRVYYLYNYINEALKAYTLDGVNLKGYFAYALNDQRDPGFGLYGQVHEEVIVKASLSNYRNIIKHNGFPIQGAEPQLCPSLAPPCRSCHVLGKSPVVGFLTLVGSGVLITLGLIIYYTAKRHKERY from the exons ATGAAGGCTTTGCTCACCTTCGTGACATTTCTTGGCTTCTTCACCCCCGTGACCGCAAAGCCTAACGCTGGCTTGAAAACCTGGGGTCGCTTCAATAGGCTGCCCTATCCGGGAGACAAGGCTTTCCTCTATGACACCTTCCCCAAGGACTTCATATGGGCGGTGGGCACGGCCGCGTACCAGGTGGAGGGCGCGTTCGAAAAGGACGGGAAGGGGCTCTCCATTTGGGACACTTTTACGCGCGGCGGCACCCGAATGATCACCGGAGACGTGGGCAGCGACAGCTACCACAACATCAACGCTGACATCCGAGCCATTAAACAGCTCGGGGTCAGCCACTACAGATTCTCCCTCTCCTGGTCCAGGATTTTTCCAAACGGTACCCGTGGCAGTTACAACGAAATCGGCACCAACTACTACCGGACGCTCATTAAGAAGCTGAAGGAGATCCGCGTGGAGCCGGTGGTCACTCTCTACCACTGGGACCTGCCAGACCACCTGCAGCAGACCCTCGGCGGATGGAGCAACCCAGAGGTCGTGGGAATTTTCAAAGACTACGCCGATTTCTGTTTCCAGGCTTTCGGGGATGACGTAAAGTACTGGATCACCATCGATAACCCGTTTGTGGTGGCGAGACACGGATATGGCACCGGAGTGGTGGCTCCCGGGATAAAGAACGACCCTGATCTTCCATTCCGGGTTGGACACAACCTGCTCAAG GCTCACGCAGCTGCTTGGCATCTCTACAACCGCCACTACCGTCCACGACAGCATGGCAAACTGTCCATGGCGCTGGCCTCTCACTGGATCAAGCCCAGCCGCACTCGCCTGGAAAGCCTAAGGGAATGTCAGTGCTCCCTAGACCACGTTCTGGGTTGGTTCGCCCGGCCGCTGTTCACAGATGGGGACTACCCCCCCTGCATGAAGTCAAGGCTGGGCTCACGTCTGCCCTCCTTCACACCGGAAGAAAGTGAACAGGTGAAAGGAACAGCTGACTTTTTTGCCCTCTCTCACGGAGCGGCGCTGAGCTTCCATCTGATCAACGACAGCCTCAAGTTTGGGCAGCAGGAGGATCTGGACCTGAGGATGCTGCTCTACTGGGTCAACGCGGAGTATGACAACCCCCCCATCTTTGTGGTGCAGAGTGGTTG GTACGTCCTCGGCAACACCAAGACAAAAGACCCAAAACACATGTACTACCTCAAGAGGTTCATCGCCGAGGCGCTAAAGT CAATCATCATAGATGGAGTGAACGTGATTGGATACACTGCCTGGTCTCTGATAGACGGCTTTGAGTGGCACAGAGAATACGGGATACGACGGGGGCTTTACTATGTGGACTTCAACACTCCTGACATGAAGAGGGAGCCAAAGACATCTGCCACCTTTTACAG AAACGTCATCCAGAGCAATGGTTTCCCAGAACTTCCCGAGAACAGACCAGTACAAGGAGCCTTCCCCTGTGATTTTGCCTGGGGTGTGTCGGCCAACTCAATCcag GTGGAGACCACGCCCACCCAGTTTGCAGACCCAAACGTTTACCTCTGGAACATCTCCAACAACGGAGAGCTGCTGAAGCTGGAGGGCTTCAGCGCGCCGCCTCTTCATCGAACCCCACACTGTGCCGATTATGCCACCATCCGCCAGCAG GTGGAAGAAATCAGGCAGATTGGAGTAAACCACTTCCACTTCTCCCTCAACTGGTCAGCTCTGGTGCCTACAGGGGATGTGGCTCATCCTAACACCACCCTGCTGGGGTACTATCGCTGTTTCGCACGTCAGCTGCTCCAGGCTAATGTCACACCTGTGGTCACTCTTTGGCACCACACCCGCCAGCGCAGCAGCCTGCCGGCCCCGCTGGATACTGCAAACAG TAAGACGCCAGAGGCCTTTGCAGACTATGCCAGGCTTTGCTACAGAGAGCTAGGGGCCTATGTGAAGATATGGATCACCCTGAACGAACCAAACGATGAGATGGTGAGCTACCAGGAGGGCCACGAGATGCTGCGGGCTCACGCGCTGGCCTGGCGTGCTTATGACAGCGAGTTCAGATATGCACAGGGAGGAAAG GTGTCTCTGGCTTTGCATATGGACTGGGTGGAGCCGGCATTTTCATTCAGCCGAAAAGACGTGGAGCCGGCTAAAAGGGTTTTAGACTTCTGCATCGGCTGGTTCGCAGAGCCAATCTTTGGCAGTGGGGACTATCCTGTGGGGATGAGGAGCTGGCTGCGGCAGCTGAACTCACTCGA ACTGCCGGTTTTCAATAAGGAGGTCAGACAGCTGGTTAAAGGGACTTACGACTTCTTTGCCATCAGCCACTTCAGTACCAAGCTTGTGACTCACGCCAAGGAAGACTC atacacctaCACAGCAATGCTTGAAGTCCAACACATGATAGACACCACGTGGATCATGTCCCCAAGACCTGTGGTGCCCTGGGGACTGAGGAAAGCCCTTAACTGG GTGAAAGAGCACTACAGCGACGTACCCGTCTATGTGATGGCTAACGGGGTCCAGGAAGATCCAGCCCGCTTCAAGGACAGCCTGAGAGTTTACTACCTGTACAACTATATCAACGAGGCACTTAAAG CATACACTCTGGATGGTGTAAACCTGAAGGGTTACTTTGCCTATGCCCTGAACGATCAGAGAGACCCGGGGTTCGGCTTGTATGGCCAAGTCCACGAGGAAGTCATTGTCAAAGCCTCTCTTTCCAACTATCGGAACATCATCAAGCATAACGGCTTCCCAATTCAAGGAGCAGAGCCACAGCTGTGTCCCAGTTTGGCACCGCCCTGCCGTAGCTGCCACGTCCTGGGCAAGAGTCCTGTGGTGGGCTTCTTGACTCTGGTAGGTTCAGGGGTGCTGATCACCCTGGGCCTCATCATTTACTATACAGCCAAGAGACACAAGGAACGTTACTGA
- the kl gene encoding klotho isoform X1 gives MKALLTFVTFLGFFTPVTAKPNAGLKTWGRFNRLPYPGDKAFLYDTFPKDFIWAVGTAAYQVEGAFEKDGKGLSIWDTFTRGGTRMITGDVGSDSYHNINADIRAIKQLGVSHYRFSLSWSRIFPNGTRGSYNEIGTNYYRTLIKKLKEIRVEPVVTLYHWDLPDHLQQTLGGWSNPEVVGIFKDYADFCFQAFGDDVKYWITIDNPFVVARHGYGTGVVAPGIKNDPDLPFRVGHNLLKAHAAAWHLYNRHYRPRQHGKLSMALASHWIKPSRTRLESLRECQCSLDHVLGWFARPLFTDGDYPPCMKSRLGSRLPSFTPEESEQVKGTADFFALSHGAALSFHLINDSLKFGQQEDLDLRMLLYWVNAEYDNPPIFVVQSGWYVLGNTKTKDPKHMYYLKRFIAEALKSIIIDGVNVIGYTAWSLIDGFEWHREYGIRRGLYYVDFNTPDMKREPKTSATFYRNVIQSNGFPELPENRPVQGAFPCDFAWGVSANSIQVETTPTQFADPNVYLWNISNNGELLKLEGFSAPPLHRTPHCADYATIRQQVEEIRQIGVNHFHFSLNWSALVPTGDVAHPNTTLLGYYRCFARQLLQANVTPVVTLWHHTRQRSSLPAPLDTANRWLNSKTPEAFADYARLCYRELGAYVKIWITLNEPNDEMVSYQEGHEMLRAHALAWRAYDSEFRYAQGGKVSLALHMDWVEPAFSFSRKDVEPAKRVLDFCIGWFAEPIFGSGDYPVGMRSWLRQLNSLELPVFNKEVRQLVKGTYDFFAISHFSTKLVTHAKEDSYTYTAMLEVQHMIDTTWIMSPRPVVPWGLRKALNWVKEHYSDVPVYVMANGVQEDPARFKDSLRVYYLYNYINEALKAYTLDGVNLKGYFAYALNDQRDPGFGLYGQVHEEVIVKASLSNYRNIIKHNGFPIQGAEPQLCPSLAPPCRSCHVLGKSPVVGFLTLVGSGVLITLGLIIYYTAKRHKERY, from the exons ATGAAGGCTTTGCTCACCTTCGTGACATTTCTTGGCTTCTTCACCCCCGTGACCGCAAAGCCTAACGCTGGCTTGAAAACCTGGGGTCGCTTCAATAGGCTGCCCTATCCGGGAGACAAGGCTTTCCTCTATGACACCTTCCCCAAGGACTTCATATGGGCGGTGGGCACGGCCGCGTACCAGGTGGAGGGCGCGTTCGAAAAGGACGGGAAGGGGCTCTCCATTTGGGACACTTTTACGCGCGGCGGCACCCGAATGATCACCGGAGACGTGGGCAGCGACAGCTACCACAACATCAACGCTGACATCCGAGCCATTAAACAGCTCGGGGTCAGCCACTACAGATTCTCCCTCTCCTGGTCCAGGATTTTTCCAAACGGTACCCGTGGCAGTTACAACGAAATCGGCACCAACTACTACCGGACGCTCATTAAGAAGCTGAAGGAGATCCGCGTGGAGCCGGTGGTCACTCTCTACCACTGGGACCTGCCAGACCACCTGCAGCAGACCCTCGGCGGATGGAGCAACCCAGAGGTCGTGGGAATTTTCAAAGACTACGCCGATTTCTGTTTCCAGGCTTTCGGGGATGACGTAAAGTACTGGATCACCATCGATAACCCGTTTGTGGTGGCGAGACACGGATATGGCACCGGAGTGGTGGCTCCCGGGATAAAGAACGACCCTGATCTTCCATTCCGGGTTGGACACAACCTGCTCAAG GCTCACGCAGCTGCTTGGCATCTCTACAACCGCCACTACCGTCCACGACAGCATGGCAAACTGTCCATGGCGCTGGCCTCTCACTGGATCAAGCCCAGCCGCACTCGCCTGGAAAGCCTAAGGGAATGTCAGTGCTCCCTAGACCACGTTCTGGGTTGGTTCGCCCGGCCGCTGTTCACAGATGGGGACTACCCCCCCTGCATGAAGTCAAGGCTGGGCTCACGTCTGCCCTCCTTCACACCGGAAGAAAGTGAACAGGTGAAAGGAACAGCTGACTTTTTTGCCCTCTCTCACGGAGCGGCGCTGAGCTTCCATCTGATCAACGACAGCCTCAAGTTTGGGCAGCAGGAGGATCTGGACCTGAGGATGCTGCTCTACTGGGTCAACGCGGAGTATGACAACCCCCCCATCTTTGTGGTGCAGAGTGGTTG GTACGTCCTCGGCAACACCAAGACAAAAGACCCAAAACACATGTACTACCTCAAGAGGTTCATCGCCGAGGCGCTAAAGT CAATCATCATAGATGGAGTGAACGTGATTGGATACACTGCCTGGTCTCTGATAGACGGCTTTGAGTGGCACAGAGAATACGGGATACGACGGGGGCTTTACTATGTGGACTTCAACACTCCTGACATGAAGAGGGAGCCAAAGACATCTGCCACCTTTTACAG AAACGTCATCCAGAGCAATGGTTTCCCAGAACTTCCCGAGAACAGACCAGTACAAGGAGCCTTCCCCTGTGATTTTGCCTGGGGTGTGTCGGCCAACTCAATCcag GTGGAGACCACGCCCACCCAGTTTGCAGACCCAAACGTTTACCTCTGGAACATCTCCAACAACGGAGAGCTGCTGAAGCTGGAGGGCTTCAGCGCGCCGCCTCTTCATCGAACCCCACACTGTGCCGATTATGCCACCATCCGCCAGCAG GTGGAAGAAATCAGGCAGATTGGAGTAAACCACTTCCACTTCTCCCTCAACTGGTCAGCTCTGGTGCCTACAGGGGATGTGGCTCATCCTAACACCACCCTGCTGGGGTACTATCGCTGTTTCGCACGTCAGCTGCTCCAGGCTAATGTCACACCTGTGGTCACTCTTTGGCACCACACCCGCCAGCGCAGCAGCCTGCCGGCCCCGCTGGATACTGCAAACAGGTGGCTGAACAG TAAGACGCCAGAGGCCTTTGCAGACTATGCCAGGCTTTGCTACAGAGAGCTAGGGGCCTATGTGAAGATATGGATCACCCTGAACGAACCAAACGATGAGATGGTGAGCTACCAGGAGGGCCACGAGATGCTGCGGGCTCACGCGCTGGCCTGGCGTGCTTATGACAGCGAGTTCAGATATGCACAGGGAGGAAAG GTGTCTCTGGCTTTGCATATGGACTGGGTGGAGCCGGCATTTTCATTCAGCCGAAAAGACGTGGAGCCGGCTAAAAGGGTTTTAGACTTCTGCATCGGCTGGTTCGCAGAGCCAATCTTTGGCAGTGGGGACTATCCTGTGGGGATGAGGAGCTGGCTGCGGCAGCTGAACTCACTCGA ACTGCCGGTTTTCAATAAGGAGGTCAGACAGCTGGTTAAAGGGACTTACGACTTCTTTGCCATCAGCCACTTCAGTACCAAGCTTGTGACTCACGCCAAGGAAGACTC atacacctaCACAGCAATGCTTGAAGTCCAACACATGATAGACACCACGTGGATCATGTCCCCAAGACCTGTGGTGCCCTGGGGACTGAGGAAAGCCCTTAACTGG GTGAAAGAGCACTACAGCGACGTACCCGTCTATGTGATGGCTAACGGGGTCCAGGAAGATCCAGCCCGCTTCAAGGACAGCCTGAGAGTTTACTACCTGTACAACTATATCAACGAGGCACTTAAAG CATACACTCTGGATGGTGTAAACCTGAAGGGTTACTTTGCCTATGCCCTGAACGATCAGAGAGACCCGGGGTTCGGCTTGTATGGCCAAGTCCACGAGGAAGTCATTGTCAAAGCCTCTCTTTCCAACTATCGGAACATCATCAAGCATAACGGCTTCCCAATTCAAGGAGCAGAGCCACAGCTGTGTCCCAGTTTGGCACCGCCCTGCCGTAGCTGCCACGTCCTGGGCAAGAGTCCTGTGGTGGGCTTCTTGACTCTGGTAGGTTCAGGGGTGCTGATCACCCTGGGCCTCATCATTTACTATACAGCCAAGAGACACAAGGAACGTTACTGA